TTGGTTTTGTTGACtatcttttccttttccctttcccttgAGGTTTAAGGTCCATGAAGTTCATAGAGCAACACTGGACTACACCATCGCATAACAAAATCACCACGCCTCCTAGGTCCCCTATCTCTTGATCAGAGAATTCTTGAAATCCTCAAcatcctcttctttcttttttcgaTCAGCTCATCTGCCTGGCATCACATGATGTTCAACATTCTTCATTCTACACCGCAGTCGTGATACCGATGACTAAGCTTCCCCGGTTTCTGGGCACCCGCGCCTGGACTCTCCAAGCTGTTTAATGTCTTTGCTGGATTGGCGAAAAGACCCTATTCCTCATATCATGTCTTCTACTCCTCAAATTGGGCCATGGAGAACTCCAGACGAGGGCCACCTTACCCCAGATGCCAATGGAGATCTTAAAACCGACTACTCGCGCTGGCGATTGGTCGATGAGGAAGGCCGTCAAACATGGCGGTACCTTGAATCAGATGTGGAGAACCAAGAGTGGCCGCAGTCAATAGCTGATAAATATCACTTGGGAATTCCCACGGTATTTTAATCTCACTCAATTGacaaaaaaattcaaaaaattCATCCATTTCTAACGGTCCATTATAGGGTCTCCCGGAGCTGCCAGAAGCCAAGACTCCATTGAAAGCCGCCGAGAATGGACTTTCATTCTTCTCGCACCTGCAACTGGAGCCCGGAAACTGGGCCTGCGAGTATGGTGGCCCCATGTTCTTGCTGCCGGGTATTTTGATCACTTACTATGTGACCAATACCCCTATTCCCCCGGAGTATGCAACGGAGATCAAGCGTTATTTGTTTGCCCGTCAGCATCCAGAGGACGGTGGATGGGGTCTGCATATCGAAGGTCACAGTTCCGTCTTCGGTACTAGTATGAACTATGTGGCACTGCGCTTGATCGGTGTAAGTGAAGAGGACCCGCGCATGATTAAAGCTCGAGGCCTTCTCCATAAATTTGGAGGCGCCATCTACGGTCCTCATTGGGCTAAATTCTGGCTCAGCATTCTGGGGGTAATGGAGTGGGAGGGGGTTAACCCTGTTCCCCCCGAGATTTGGTGTGTTCACACATTGCAACAGACCCAACCCTTGGTTTTTCTAATTGTTTATACAGGCTTCTTCCTGACTGGGTTCCTTTTGCTCCTTGGCGGTGGTGGATTCATATGCGCCAGGTGTTTCTCCCAATGTCTTGGCTGTGGTCTAAGAAATGGTCTCACCCTCTCGACGACTTGACAAAACAGCTGCGCGAAGAGCTCTACACCCAGCCATACAGCTCTGTTGATTTTGCTGCGCATCGCAATTCGATTCACGAGGTAGACAATTATTACCCCAAGACGTGGCTGTTGAATACAGCCAATGATCTGTTGGTTCGGGTCTGGAACCCTTACCTTCGACTCTCCAGTATTGTCAAGCGAGCCGAGGAATGGACCTGGGAGTTGATTCGTATGGAAGATGAAAATACCAAATATGCGGGGCTGGGACCCGTCAATAATCCGATGAATATGGTAGCTTGCTTTGTCCATGACGGCCCTGACAGCTACTCTGTCCGCCAACACAGGGAGCGGTTGAATGACTATATGTGGGTTAAGGGCGAGGGCATGCTCGCAAATGGCACCAACGGCGTGCAAGTTTGGGACACGGCATTCATTACCCAGGCGATCGTCGTCGCTGGTTTCGCCGACGAGCCCAAATGGCGGCCGATGTTGACGAAAGCTCTCGAATTCCTCGACGACCATCAATTACGAGAGAACGTGCCAAATCAAGATAAATGCTACCGCCAACACCGTAAGGGTGCTTGGCCATTCAGCACCAAGGACCAAGGCTACACAGTTAGCGATTGCACCGCCGAGGGTCTCCGATCAACACTCCAGCTGCAGGAGATGCACGGCTTCCCTAAGCTGATCTCCGAACAGCGGTTGAAGGACGCCGTCGACTGTCTTTTGCTCATGCAAAACCCAAGCGGTGGCTTCTCTGAGTACGAAATTACCCGCGCCTCGCCCAAGGTCGAGTGGCTCAATGCCGCGGAGGTCTTCGGTGGTATCATGATCAGCTATGACCACCCCGAATGCACAACGGCATCTGTCACAGCCCTGTCACTCTTCAGCAAATTCTACCCCGTGTATCGCGCCGACGAAATCCGTGCCGCAAAGCAGAAGGCTGTCGGCCACATCAAGCACGTTCAGCGCGCCGACGGTAGCTGGTATGGCTCTTGGGGAATCTGCTTCACTTACGCAGCCTTGTTCGCACTTGAAAGTCTGGCCAGCGTTGGCGAGACCTACGAAACGAGCGCCGACTCTCGTCGGGGCTGTGATTTCTTGATCGAGAAGCAGCAGGCCGATGGTGGCTGGGGCGAGTCATATCTGAGTAGCGCAACCCATCAGTATGTTCAGCATGAGAAGTCCCAGGTGTGTCAGACTGCCTGGGCTCTTCTTGGGCTTATGGAGGCGGGCTACCCACACAAGGAGCCGTTGGAGAGAGGTATTAAGCTCTTGATGTCTCGCCAGCAGCGCAATGGCGAGTGGCTGCAGGAGTCGATTGAGGGTGTATTCAACCAGTCTTGGTGAGTTTGAcatgtcctcatcttcttttggGGGTGATTACTGACCCTCTTTTAGCATGATCTCATATCCTAACTATAAGTTCTACTGGCCTATCCGTGCCTTGGGCTTGTATAGTAAGAAGTTCGGCAATACAGAGCTCGTGTAAAATATCTCAAGTGAAAATAACATCCCACACCAAACTACTTCATAAACAATCAGGGGTATCGTCAAAATACTGAATCACATAGCCATTGATGCCTTAGTCGTAGGATGTATCTAATTTCTTCATTCCCCCATTGCTCCTTCTCTTTTCCCCTCACCTTCCCCCCACAACAAGAACCCACGTGACCTCCCATCCAAAAATGTGTGATCGACAGGAGCTTTGGCCACTGCGGCTCATTCATCCCTCCGTTCTGGACGACTGCACAAACTGTTCTTTGCCCATACTACGTCCGCTGGAACCTGAAACCATCGCCATGAATGCTGCAGCCAAGGGTGACAAGGCCTCGGCCGAATCCAACTACCACCTCGCCATCCAACACTATACCCACGCCTTGAGCGAGCTCCCCCGCGCTCCGGCATACTACATTTCGCGATCGACTGCCTATTCCCGCCTCAAGCCCGCAGATGGTGGACCCGACTACCAAGCCGCACTTACCGATGCCGAAATAGCGCTCCAGCTTGCCAAAGAGCGTGGAAACCGAGAGCTGATTCTCTCCGCACAGATGCGCCGGGCCGTGTCGCTGTACCAGCTTGAGCGATATGGAGATGCAGGATATGTGTTTGAAATCATTGCGAAGAAAACCAAGAGCGAAAAAGCCCCAGAGAATAAATCCGAGCAGGTGCAGGCTGCCATGGGAGGACCGGGTTCCGGATGGGGAGGCCCCAGAAACAATTACAGTGCCCAAATGCCCATTTGGACTGCCAAACTTCAACGCAAGCTAGCAGAACTTCCCAAAGATGACCCAAAGTGCACCGTGTCTATTACTGAGTTCCCGTCTTCCACCTATATTCCGACCGGGGATGAGGTGAAGGATCAGTGGAATGCTCTCAAGGCCGACAATGACGTGGGGATGGCCGGATCCTCACAGAAGAATGAATTTCAGCCCCCGAAGCCCCAAATCTCGGCCGGATCGACCTTATCCCCAGCGGAGGCTGCTTTGGCTTCTCAAATTCAAATCTCAAACATCAGTTCTCCAGCTACCTCTATTTCCCCGGGAAAGGTTCGCCATGAGTGGTATCAGTCACAGGACTCTGTAGTTGTGACTCTTTATGTCAAGGGAATTCCACATGAGAGTGTCGCAATCGATCTGAAAGAAGATTTTGtgagttttttttctgctCGGTCATTATTGCACTAAGAACTAATTTGGGAAAGGTCTCGCTCCAATTCCCCCTCCCATCTGGCTCTGAATACGACTTTACGCTCGACCCGCTATATGCAGCTATTAATCCGGCCGAGTCCAAGGTTTCAGTCAAGGGCACCAAGATTGAACTCACTCTGCGAAAGAAGACAGCCGGCCAAAAATGGGGTACCCTCGAAGGCTCGGCCGCCAACCCCCCTGAGATCATCGACCGTCCAGCCGCACAAATCGCGCCAGCTATCTCGGGCCCTTCATATCCCACCTCGTCACGCCACGGCACCAAGGATTGGGACAAAGTCGCATCGTCGCTCACTGAGAAGCCGAAGGACAAGTCAGGCAACGCAGCCGATTTATCGGATGACGAAGGTGGTGATGCTGTCGACGggttcttcaagaagctgtATGCTGGCGCAGACCCAGAGACACGTCGAGCTATGATCAAAAGTTACACCGAAAGCCAGGGAACATCGCTGAGCACGAACTGGTCTGAGGTTGCGAAGGGGAAGGTGGAACCCCACCTTAAATGATTTTTTCTccagttttttttcttctcttctcattGCTACGGTGCATGCAGCGAGGTGTTTCTAAGGTATCGCAACTTTTAGTTCAATTTGTCTCAATGAAATGATTTTTTCCAAGTCGTCCTATTAATCTTAGTTCTGAAAAGCAAGTAGTTCAATTCGTAGACTCCACTAAAACACTTGCCCTTCCAAGCACCCATAGATACCCGAACCTGTTCCCCCCCCTCTTTATCGACACACCACAGTCGTCCCATCCCCCAAAATCGGGATGGGAGCCCCCCCACCATCCTGTCGACGCATAGTAGCCACGACAGTACCAGCCACCAACTTCAGACAAAACCTTGCACCTTCTTCACTAGGCTGATTCATGAAAGATTCCCCGCTATATACCTGCTCTAAAATGCGAGCAGGCCGGATTCCCTCCATCACTCTCCTGATGCTCCGTCCTTTCACGGCGTTTTCCTGCTCGTACACAATCCACACATTCACAGGCTTGTTGCCGAAGAGCGCTTTGTTCCCATTATAGAGTGCGCACAGACTCTCTGCAGCAGGGATCTCCCTAAACCCATCAGAGGAAGTATTGGCGAGCAGAAAGCCTTCTTCGTTGGCAATTGCCGTGACCGAGCATGTGCCGAGTTTGTCTGCTTCGACACCGTCGAAATCGGACCATTGGCCCATTCGGGTCGTATCAGCATGCACTATCTGAGGGTGCTTCATAGGGATGGGCATGGTGATTGGTTGGTTGAGTTAAAAGAGTAGAGGGGTTGTCTCAGTCGATGAGGGGGTTTGTGGAGGAGGTTTTTGCTAACGTTCGCTTTGTATCTTAACCTGGTATCTGGGGTTCTTTCTCTCCATGGTACGATTGAATTGGAGTATATATACCCACTTTTTCTCTACGCTTCAAAAGACATCTGAGGAAATTGGGCTGGAATCAAGGCTGCAAAGAATGAAACCCAACTCATCAGCAACCTTCTATAGCCATGTCTTGTTGGCTAGGAAGCTTCCACGGATCGTATAGACCGGGTATCGTGATACGGGATCATCGAGAGTACTAAGATGAAGATTTGTCCCAGGTGACAAGTCAGCTTAGGGCTGCAAGTCAGTATCCTCGAAGCCTTAACGATAGGCTGGGAGTGCTTAGGTCTCGGTCTTAGTCTGAGTTCTATTCGCTCTCCGTGAAACTTATATTGGCGCCAGCCCCACTATACTGCACAACAGCCATTGTCGGTCACTGTCCTGCAAGCCATAGTTCTGCACTAGCTTGTGCTAGTCTGTTAATATCGAGGCACCTGCTTCACGATGAGGATGGTTGGCTCAGGGGTAACGTTTCCGTTGCCGCTAGCCTCGTTGAGCTAGTATTAATCCCTCAAGCGCAAATCGACACTGCGAGCATTAGAGGATGGATGATAGGAATCTTTTCATGCCCAAAGGTCTGACCTGTTACTCGCATTGTTCATGGTTCCTAGCCATAACGACCCAAGCCGGGGTTTTGCAATCCCTGCTTTATCGCAACCATCGGTCTAGTAAGCCCCATTCTGTAAATCAAACTTGTCCGCTAGCCGAGCTTCATGTCACCCGAAGCGAATGCGTAGCTCGGTTGGTTCGCATTTGGTCGGATTCTTAGGGTCCAGGGAATCTTTAAAGAACTGTATTATGGTTTCGTCGAGGTTAGTTGGCCGATAGTACGATACCAACCTCAGTGAAGCAACATTATCGACCTCTTCTAGGATCATCGGGCACTGCTGATGCCCAGTCCCTGCCACATATCCATGTACAAGTCGTACGAGCGGCGTGTCCAGAAGCATCGTAAGCCGATCTGGCCGGCCCTGCAGCTTTTCCACCACGGTCTCTGTTCCAATTTGTGAGGAACGCATGTATCCTGGATTAAGATTGACTTGTAACGATTGGATATCAGATCAGAACCTCGTCGTTGGCAGCCAGATCATCAACAACGCATTGGGTAGTAGTCAAAGGCTATGCATGGAAACGTCGTGCACACTTCAAGCCATTTCCACCGCCTAAATTTTAGTCAGAACACCAACAAGAGGGGACAGTATCTAATAGACTACCAGATATTCGAGAGAACCTGCAAATtcagccttttttttctctttgctCCAAAGTGATTCCACAAGGCTGGTCCATATTTACATATAGCTAAGCCTCAAAAGACGGGAGTTGGAGTTCTGCAGAGTTGGAGTTCTGCAATGTTCTCTTCAAACGTTGATGTAAGTGCAATAAAATTACATCCACCTCTTAAGTTTCtactcttcctcttcctcctcgtcacTCTTGCCATCTCGGTACAGGAAGAATTGAGTAAAGATCGCCATATCCAGCAGCAGTGTGCCAGCACTACCGATCAACCACGACAAATTCACCAATACGTAACGACCGTACAGCGCAGCCGCCTCGCCAGGATCACAATGCGCACGGTGACGATGCCCCATAATCCCTTCGGAAGATGCACCATGGCAAACAGGCGAGTATGCCAGAATGGAAAGCACGTAGGTCAAATTTCCGATGCAAGCAAAAAGGAAGAACAGCAGGGAAACACCATCCGTTGACTTGCGGCGGTAGTTCAAGAGAAGCTGGGGCAGACGTGACCCAAGATATAAGGCTGCACAGAAATATCCAAATACTTGACCCAGAACATCCATAGTGAGAGGTTCCCGATCTGGCGATGATGACTGTGCTACCGGGCTGACGAACCAGCCCATCACACCTGCAGCACAGACTAGAGCGACGGCGGTGAAATTGAATAGAACAGATTGGAGGGTGGAGatgcggcggcggcgggcACGTTGAGCACGGCGCCGCGCGGAATCGGATGTAGGTTCGACAAACGGTGTTGCGGGTGAAAGATGGGTTGCATCTACCGATGAGTGGAAGATATCATGGTAAGAGGTTGCCGAGTGCCGTCTTCCCGCGGAGAGTGGGCGTGTACGGTCCTCGGGTTGCTGTCCAGTCAAGTTTATAGTTGGATCCTCAATTCGGACCTGGCCGGTGGGCTTTGAGATGAGGGCGGATCTCTCCGTTGGTGCTGGTTGATGTTCGGCGCCATTCTGCTCGGCATCATTGACTGCAAAGAGGTCCGGTGTAGCGGAGGGAGAGAGCTCCTCCTTGAGATTGAAGCCCCGGTAGTAAAAGCACTGCCCAAGCAAAACAATATCTGCTAGAGTGTAGTACACTGCAAGAATGATCATGGTAGGAAGCACGCCTTGCAGAACGGCGCCTAGGATGTTGAACACATCGCCAGCCAACCAGATAATGAGGAAGATAAGAGAGAGGCCATCTGCAGAGCCACGTCGGAAATTCTCGATGATTTGAGGGGAGAAAACGACCACCCAACAGGCAATAGAAATCGATCTAGATGATTGGTcaattttggattttggaaaACAAATACAGAGATCGCCGGGCCAAGTAGATCTTAATCTGATGTCACACTTGCATGCATTGAATGAACGTGACAGCTAACCaatttccccccccccccccccccccaatccgaaaaaaaaagagaagtcCAGCTTGTTGAGCTTACCCGCAAATGCCGCTAAGGGCCTCGATGTTAAAATTAGCCGCCTGCGAAGGGAACATCCTGCAGGCGAACCGTGCGATTCAGATTCAAGAGTCTCCCTAAAGGTCTGGGAAGCGAAACAATGTAAAAGAAGGACGCCAATATAAACAGATGTAGTAGCTGGAAGATCCAGCTCTGTGCAAGTTGAAAATAAGGCAATTGGAGGGACGCGAAGAGAATTGGAGAAATCTAAAACGGAACCGTGGATGACGTCGTGTGGTCACGTGCGATTGAAGTATACGAACTTGAGGACATTTCAGGTTGGCATTCTAAGTGCTCATTTCATTAATTTCCTTCTATTTCTAGCATTTAACTACGCTACGACTCAATCAAAATAAATCGATATTGATCATGGGCTACCAAAATCTAGAGAGCTAATAATGTTCCTTCATAAGCAACACCAACTTGTCCTGGGCATCACAGAAGATGTTTATGGCCTTGGTCTCTGTCAGCGAAGCTTAAAGGCCGATCAATGTATGCACTTACCTCGGTTAACTTGACTGGACTAGCACCACCCTGGTCTCGGACAAAGGTGATCTGGTAGTTTCCAGGGTCGTTGATAAAAGAGACATTCCGTGCCGGGATTGGAAGTGTCGCCTCAATATCAAATAGCGACTTGACATTTCCTGCAAAAGGCTGAGTCAATTCTGTCAACAGGCCTGGCGAGATGGTGAGGTGATCTACCCCAGCGAGCAAGAAGATCTCCTCAACAGACGTCAGACTAGCAGGGAGGACTTGGGTGCGCGAATTGATGGACTTGTAGTAATTCTGAATAGCAGCACAAAGAGGGAGCAATTTTGCGTTGTCCACGAATCTGGAATGGGAATGATGTTAGACAGGGTTTCAAAGGAAGAGCCCGGTACTTACCCTGCTTGCACATGTGCCTTCAATTCGTTCACATAGGGTGCGATATAAGAGCAGTTGACCTCGGCTGCGAGAACAGCTTGAGTCATGCTAAACAGAGTGGTCGCTAAGGTATGCACACCAGCTAATTCAAGGGTGCGACAGGCCATCATTCCCTCCCAAGTACTAGGAATCTTGATGCAAATGCGAGTAGCGTCGAAGCCGGGCTGGACATGCTGGAACAATTGCACGATTCCTATAGGTGATTATCATCAGGTCCAATCAATCAATGGTAATTTCAATGAAAAAAACCAAACCTACGGAGTGCATTTAGGACAATCTTCTCTGACGAGTACGAGTGATAGGGATTAATCTGTACATGGACACGTCGACGAATGTGTTTTGCCATTCCTACAGCCAATCTGACCATCTATCAATTGGAAGTTAGTGGATTTCTTCCTTCAGAccatcaacatcatcactgCTAGAATCCGAACCATAACTCACCGCAATCTCGACGACCAATTCTTCAACATCCATGGACCACTTCGGATGCAGCATCGCCGCATCTGCCCACGATGACGCAATGATGCTAAACCGCTCTGGCTTAGAAAGCTCACCAAGTGCAATAGCCTGCACGGTCAGCTTCATGGCCCGAATACGTGACACGTTCATGTGCTTACTTGATTGGAAGTGCAATCTTGGAATGGTCCCAGAGCTTTGGCGACTAAAAAGTAGTTAGCCATTTGAGAATGATCCTATGATTTATCGACGAAGTAGGGTCAGTCACCTTCGTCGTCCATCGTATCACAGTCGATCTGCGTGCGCGAACGTATGTAGTCGAGACCTGTCCGTACTGCCATCTTGAGGGTAAGGCAGTAAATTTGAGATAGGTGAGCTATTAAAAGGAGCAAAGATAGGTTCTGATAGAGAGgcgagaaaagaaaaacaagaggGCAATGGGCATCACACTTTCTCCAACCCGGTAAACACTTGAATTGGGAATTTTTGGGGTACTATATTCCGTAGGTGACTTGGATTTGTCGGCCTGAGTGACTTGATAGTGGtccgtattgaagaatcagATGTACTGCAGATGAACCCTGCATCTAGCACTGCATGAGTATTGCGGTGCAACATGGGGACCATGCGTTACAAAGAATGACGGAAGTATGAGATAAAGAAAGGTCAGGTTTACGGCATGTCACTAGTAGAAATATTCAAATCAAGAGTGAACAGTAAAGTATCCCCTTAAGGCAACATTTGCATTTTATAGCATAAGGTAAGGATATCCGAGAGAAACGCCTCGCGATGCAAAGTGGaaattcccccccccccccccccccccccccccaactgAAACATGTCAAACTAGATAtttagaaaaaaacaaatgttctcttttgtttttggtcTCTATTTGGCCTGACTAGCCAACCATGCCTCGTGTGCCTTCTTCTGGCGCTCCCAGTCCTTGCGAAGCTTCTTCGCCCGGCTCTTGGTGATCTCCTCGCCGGCAGCATCGCGGGTAGGCATGCCTTCATTGTCCCAGGCGCTGTACTCATTAGTCCGGAACATCTCCAGGTGGCTCAGCTTGCCCTTCTCTGCTTTTTTGAGAGCTTCTTGCTCCTTCTTCAGCTTCTCGGCCTGCTTTTGGAGAGCTCgagtttctttctcttcccgCGCCTTAAGCATCTCTTGGGTGACAGGTCGGACCAAGGCAGGTTGGTTCTCCCGATCTTCGAGGGCAATACCGACATCAAAGAGGTCAATGTCTCGCACCCGGTCGCACAGGGACAGAATATCCTTGCCAATAGAATCAGATGACCCCAAGGACGCAACTTTGTTCCGGAAGTTGGAGAAAAGTTCAGCATATGGCTTGGCAGATTCGGAAGCCTCTTCAGGTGCCGATATTTGGGCAACTGCCGCCTCAATATCCTTGGCGGAGATTCCAGCCTTGGACCGCGCAGCTTCACGAAGCGTGTCACGCATAGCTGACAGAGGATACAGGTAGGGCTTGGCCTCCTCGGGGATATCAATACCAGACCATCCGATTTCAGTGCTATCAGCCGAGGCAGTGCCGTTAAGTCCGAAAA
Above is a window of Penicillium digitatum chromosome 2, complete sequence DNA encoding:
- a CDS encoding Transaldolase; translated protein: MAVRTGLDYIRSRTQIDCDTMDDEVAKALGPFQDCTSNQAIALGELSKPERFSIIASSWADAAMLHPKWSMDVEELVVEIAMVRLAVGMAKHIRRRVHVQINPYHSYSSEKIVLNALRIVQLFQHVQPGFDATRICIKIPSTWEGMMACRTLELAGVHTLATTLFSMTQAVLAAEVNCSYIAPYVNELKAHVQAGFVDNAKLLPLCAAIQNYYKSINSRTQVLPASLTSVEEIFLLAGVDHLTISPGLLTELTQPFAGNVKSLFDIEATLPIPARNVSFINDPGNYQITFVRDQGGASPVKLTEAINIFCDAQDKLVLLMKEHY
- a CDS encoding PQ loop repeat protein, coding for MFPSQAANFNIEALSGICGSISIACWVVVFSPQIIENFRRGSADGLSLIFLIIWLAGDVFNILGAVLQGVLPTMIILAVYYTLADIVLLGQCFYYRGFNLKEELSPSATPDLFAVNDAEQNGAEHQPAPTERSALISKPTGQVRIEDPTINLTGQQPEDRTRPLSAGRRHSATSYHDIFHSSVDATHLSPATPFVEPTSDSARRRAQRARRRRISTLQSVLFNFTAVALVCAAGVMGWFVSPVAQSSSPDREPLTMDVLGQVFGYFCAALYLGSRLPQLLLNYRRKSTDGVSLLFFLFACIGNLTYVLSILAYSPVCHGASSEGIMGHRHRAHCDPGEAAALYGRYVLVNLSWLIGSAGTLLLDMAIFTQFFLYRDGKSDEEEEEE
- a CDS encoding Oxidosqualene:lanosterol cyclase → MSSTPQIGPWRTPDEGHLTPDANGDLKTDYSRWRLVDEEGRQTWRYLESDVENQEWPQSIADKYHLGIPTGLPELPEAKTPLKAAENGLSFFSHLQLEPGNWACEYGGPMFLLPGILITYYVTNTPIPPEYATEIKRYLFARQHPEDGGWGLHIEGHSSVFGTSMNYVALRLIGVSEEDPRMIKARGLLHKFGGAIYGPHWAKFWLSILGVMEWEGVNPVPPEIWLLPDWVPFAPWRWWIHMRQVFLPMSWLWSKKWSHPLDDLTKQLREELYTQPYSSVDFAAHRNSIHEVDNYYPKTWLLNTANDLLVRVWNPYLRLSSIVKRAEEWTWELIRMEDENTKYAGLGPVNNPMNMVACFVHDGPDSYSVRQHRERLNDYMWVKGEGMLANGTNGVQVWDTAFITQAIVVAGFADEPKWRPMLTKALEFLDDHQLRENVPNQDKCYRQHRKGAWPFSTKDQGYTVSDCTAEGLRSTLQLQEMHGFPKLISEQRLKDAVDCLLLMQNPSGGFSEYEITRASPKVEWLNAAEVFGGIMISYDHPECTTASVTALSLFSKFYPVYRADEIRAAKQKAVGHIKHVQRADGSWYGSWGICFTYAALFALESLASVGETYETSADSRRGCDFLIEKQQADGGWGESYLSSATHQYVQHEKSQVCQTAWALLGLMEAGYPHKEPLERGIKLLMSRQQRNGEWLQESIEGVFNQSCMISYPNYKFYWPIRALGLYSKKFGNTELV
- a CDS encoding SGS, with amino-acid sequence MNAAAKGDKASAESNYHLAIQHYTHALSELPRAPAYYISRSTAYSRLKPADGGPDYQAALTDAEIALQLAKERGNRELILSAQMRRAVSLYQLERYGDAGYVFEIIAKKTKSEKAPENKSEQVQAAMGGPGSGWGGPRNNYSAQMPIWTAKLQRKLAELPKDDPKCTVSITEFPSSTYIPTGDEVKDQWNALKADNDVGMAGSSQKNEFQPPKPQISAGSTLSPAEAALASQIQISNISSPATSISPGKVRHEWYQSQDSVVVTLYVKGIPHESVAIDLKEDFVSLQFPLPSGSEYDFTLDPLYAAINPAESKVSVKGTKIELTLRKKTAGQKWGTLEGSAANPPEIIDRPAAQIAPAISGPSYPTSSRHGTKDWDKVASSLTEKPKDKSGNAADLSDDEGGDAVDGFFKKLYAGADPETRRAMIKSYTESQGTSLSTNWSEVAKGKVEPHLK